The genomic window GTACCGGAAACGTAAATGAACGAGGTCAAGGAAAGGGGTATGGGTTTTCTTTTAACATTCCTGTAGATGCTTTTACAGAGGATGATTCCTGGCTAGATACCTATTCAACAGCACTGCGTGAGGTAGCTGACTTTTTTAAGCCAGACATAATATTTACTCAAAACGGAGCAGATTCTCATTATTATGACCCTCTCACACATCTATCATCAACAATAAAAATATATCGTGAAATTCCTAAGTTGGCTCATGAAATAGCACATAAACACTGTGATGGAAGATGGATTGCAGTTGGGGGTGGCGGATACGATATTTGGCGAGTTGTTCCAAGAGCTTGGTCATTTATTTGGCTTGAGATGATGAACGAACGTAATATAAACGGTCCCCTTCCAGCTAATTGGTTGTCTAAGTGGCAACTACAAGCTCCTGTCAAAATGGCATGTGAGTGGGAAGATAAACATGACATTTACAAACCAATTCCACGTCGCTCTGAAATTACCGAAAAAAATGCACAGACTGTAACAAAAGCATTACTACCTATCAGGAACCATAGCAGCAAAGCAACATAATTAGGACGCAAACAAGCGCAGAACTCTCTTGAGTCTGCGCTTACTCATTGCTAGAATCTGAATTCGTTATAACGATTTCAACTCTGCGGTTTATCTGCCAATTTTCCGGGCTTATATTAGGCACTACAGGTGCAGTATCACCGTATCCAACTGCAACGAAACGATCCGGTGATAGGTTATTATTTGCAAGTAAATATCGTATCACACTACTCGATCTTGCAGCAGACAACTCCCAATTCGATGGATATTTAGCTGTGGTAATGGGGCGATTATCTGTGTGTCCCTCTACCTTCACTTCATTTGGTATATTAGAAAGTAGCGTCCCAACCTTTTCTAAAAATGGTAGGGCAGATGGCAATAAGTTCGCATCACCAGAATTAAATAATACATTTTCTTGCAGTACTAAGACGACTCCACGCTCTGTTCTTGACGCTAATATAACATCATTTAAATCGTTAGTATCTAAAAAATCTTGCACATCCGTAAGAAGGTTTTCTAACGACTCGTCCTCACTTTGTGACTGATCATTTGTCGTCGTCTCATCCTTCGCCTGTTCTCTATTATCATTTATAGTATCTTCGTTTCCAGCCTTTGTATCGGTATCACTATTAGATCGATCGATAACAGTCTGCTCAGAAGGATTCTCAAAAGGTACAGGTGAAGGATAAAACTGAAAGATTTGTCGTTCTCTAAAAGATTCAGCAACGGCCTGTAATTTAATAACATCAATTTGTGACACTGAAAATAATAAAACAAAGAACACTAGTATGAGCGTTACTAAGTCAGAAAAGGTTACCATCCACAGTGGAGCACCCTTACTCTTAGCTTTCTTTCCCTCTCTACGCTTCATTTGTCACTAGCTCCTCTTGCTCTAGCACTTCATCGTTGCCAGCTTTTGCTTGTTCTTCATCAGATAAAAATGCACTTAATTTTTCCTCAAGTACTTTTGGATTCTGGCCAGATTGAACTCCGATTACACCTTCAATAATAACCTGCTTATAAAAAACCTCTTGTTCGGTTTTTAGTGCTAGCTTATTTGCCATAGGAATAAAGAAAACGTTAGCTAGTAACGATCCATATAACGTTGTTAATATTGCTATAGCCATGTTAGGACCTAAAGAGGCCGGATCATCTAAGTTTTGAAGCATTAGAACAAGTCCTACAAGTGT from Bacillus sp. HMF5848 includes these protein-coding regions:
- the motS gene encoding flagellar motor protein MotS is translated as MKRREGKKAKSKGAPLWMVTFSDLVTLILVFFVLLFSVSQIDVIKLQAVAESFRERQIFQFYPSPVPFENPSEQTVIDRSNSDTDTKAGNEDTINDNREQAKDETTTNDQSQSEDESLENLLTDVQDFLDTNDLNDVILASRTERGVVLVLQENVLFNSGDANLLPSALPFLEKVGTLLSNIPNEVKVEGHTDNRPITTAKYPSNWELSAARSSSVIRYLLANNNLSPDRFVAVGYGDTAPVVPNISPENWQINRRVEIVITNSDSSNE